From a region of the Podospora pseudopauciseta strain CBS 411.78 chromosome 7 map unlocalized CBS411.78m_7, whole genome shotgun sequence genome:
- the NIP1 gene encoding Translation initiation factor 3 subunit c (BUSCO:EOG092616QN; EggNog:ENOG503NVTJ; COG:J) translates to MSRFFRGGDDSSSESSSEEEELYSTSEDEEEQEEQEESSEEEEEDEESSSDDEAGPAKKGLSRFLLDQASSDSEESEEEGTTKVKSAKDKRHDELEATISLIQNGQKINDWGSIANEFDKLNRQVVKLQDGGKAPKSYIKCIAELEEFMNETLAKQKVTPKKMNATNARGLNAVKQRVKKNNKDYQSQIDAFRKDSDAFMESDDEVAPPPKPSADKLRVKETYIPEAADEDEDKGFARVDKRGKAMPFSPESILKHLRAILESRGRKNTDRIEQIKIMEELSKVANTPYLKIRVLQALVSARYDLGAGAGNVMPLEHWKAAEKELSALLKILETEKDHVVIENAEEWDDDDKQPTLAAGESYIKIPGSIVSYIERLDDELTRSLQAIDPHTSEYIERLTDEGSLYSIVLQGLLYYETILKDASLEVPQESLNRIMQRRLDHVYFKPAQVIKILEESAWKQVSAGVDSAITPRNKSEDASQLVNVLCNYLFEHSEGIIRARAMLCQVYFLALHDEYYKARDMMLTSHLQESISNFDIATQILYNRTLVQVGLCAFRKGLVYDAQNTLQEICGSGRQKELLAQGVMIQRFNQVSPEQERLEKQRQLPFHMHINLELLECVYLTCSMLLEIPLLAQTGSSPDIKKRVISKTYRRMLEYHERQIFTGPPENTRDHVMQASKALAAGEWKKATHFIHSIKIWELMPSAEDIKTMLAKQIQEEGLRTYLFTYAPFYDTLAISTLSAMFELDSRKVAAVVSKMISHEELAAALDQVTETVIFRKGVELSRLQSLALALSDKASSLIETNERTLEQRTQGSANAFSRKDGQRGGQRGGGQRGGRGGARTGGNAQRQAGGTQFTGGALGAAVRG, encoded by the exons ATGTCTCGCTTCTTCCGCGGCGGTGACGACAGCTCGAGCGAGAGCAgctctgaggaggaggagctgtaCTCCACttccgaggacgaggaggagcaggaggagcaggaggagtcttctgaggaggaggaggaggatgaggagtcCTCCAGCGACGATGAGGCCGGTCCTGCCAAGAAGGGTCTGTCTCGCTTCTTGCTTGACCAAGCATCATCCGACAGCgaagagagcgaggaggaggggacaACAAAGGTCAAGAGCGCCAAGGACAAGAGACATGACGAACTCGAGGCGACCATCTCCCTTATTCAGAACGGCCAGAAGATCAATGACTGGGGCTCTATTGCGAATG AATTCGACAAGCTCAACCGTCAAGTCGTCAAGCTCCAGGATGGCGGCAAGGCGCCGAAGAGCTACATCAAGTGCATTGcggagttggaggagtttATGAATGAGACCCTTGCCAAGCAGAAGGTCACACCCAAGAAGATGAACGCCACCAACGCCCGTGGTCTCAACGCCGTGAAGCAACGcgtcaagaagaacaacaaggATTACCAGAGCCAGATCGATGCTTTCCGAAAAGACAGCGATGCCTTCATGGAATCCGATGACGAGGTcgcccccccacccaaaCCATCCGCCGACAAGCTGCGTGTGAAGGAAACTTATATTCCCGAGGCggctgatgaggatgaagacaaGGGCTTTGCCCGGGTCGACAAGCGTGGAAAGGCCATGCCCTTCTCTCCAGAGAGCATCCTCAAGCATCTCCGCGCCATTCTAGAGTCAAGAGGCAGGAAGAACACCGATCGTATCGAGCAAATCAAGATCATGGAGGAGCTCAGCAAGGTGGCCAACACCCCCTACCTCAAGATCAGAGTTCTCCAGGCTCTTGTATCTGCCCGGTATGATCTCGGCGCTGGTGCCGGAAATGTGATGCCCCTTGAGCACTGGAAGGCggctgagaaggagctgTCTGCCTTGCTCAAGATTCTCGAGACCGAGAAGGATCACGTTGTGATTGAGAATGCTGAGgagtgggatgatgatgacaagcAACCAACCCTTGCCGCTGGTGAGAGCTATATCAAGATCCCCGGCAGCATCGTGTCGTATATCGAGCgtcttgatgatgagctCACCCGCTCCCTTCAGGCCATCGACCCTCACACGTCTGAATACATTGAGCGGTTGACCGACGAGGGTTCTCTGTACAGCATTGTTCTGCAAGGTCTCCTGTACTACGAGACCATCCTCAAAGACGCCTCGCTCGAAGTTCCCCAGGAGAGTCTCAACAGAATCATGCAAAGACGCCTGGATCATGTGTACTTCAAG CCAGCTCAAGTCATCAAAATCTTAGAAGAGAGCGCCTGGAAGCAGGTCTCTGCGGGCGTCGACTCCGCCATCACGCCCCGTAATAAGTCGGAGGATGCCAGCCAACTCGTCAACGTCCTTTGCAACTACCTTTTCGAGCACAGCGAAGGCATTATCCGTGCCCGCGCCATGCTCTGCCAGGTCTACTTCTTGGCGTTGCACGATGAGTACTACAAGGCCCGTGACATGATGCTCACATCTCACTTGCAGGAGAGCATTTCCAACTTCGACATTGCCACCCAAATTCTCTACAACCGTACCCTTGTTCAAGTTGGTCTCTGCGCCTTCCGCAAGGGTCTCGTGTATGACGCCCAAAACACTCTCCAAGAGATTTGCGGCAGCGGGCGCCAAAAGGAGCTTCTTGCCCAGGGTGTCATGATTCAGCGCTTCAACCAAGTTTCTCCCGAGCAAGAGCGCCTTGAGAAACAACGGCAGCTACCCTTCCACATGCACATCAACCTTGAGCTCTTGGAGTGTGTGTACTTGACCTGCAGCATGCTTCTTGAGATCCCGCTGTTGGCTCAGACTGGTTCGTCTCCCGATATCAAGAAGCGCGTCATCAGCAAGACATATCGCCGTATGCTCGAGTACCATGAGCGCCAAATCTTTACCGGCCCTCCTGAGAACACCCGCGACCACGTCATGCAGGCGTCCAAGGCCCTCGCGGCTGGTGAGTGGAAGAAGGCTACGCACTTCATCCACagcatcaagatctgggagcTCATGCCAAGCGCCGAGGACATCAAGACGATGCTCGCTAAGCAGATTCAGGAGGAGGGTCTGCGCACTTACCTGTTCACATATGCGCCCTTCTACGACACACTGGCCATTTCCACATTGAGCGCCATGTTTGAGCTCGACTCCAGGAAGGTGGCTGCCGTTGTCAGCAAGATGATCAGCCACGAGGAGCTCGCGGCTGCCCTCGATCAGGTCACCGAGACCGTCATCTTCCGCAAGGGCGTGGAGCTCAGCCGTCTGCAGAGCTTGGCCCTGGCTCTCTCAGACAAGGCGAGCTCGCTCATCGAGACCAACGAGCGCACACTGGAGCAGCGGACACAAGGATCGGCCAATGCCTTCAGCAGGAAGGATGGTCAACGAGGTGGTCAGCGGGGCGGTGGCCAACGGGGTGGCAGAGGCGGGGCGCGGACTGGAGGAAACGCTCAGCGACAGGCTGGTGGCACCCAGTTTACGGGTGGTGCTCTGGGTGCTGCGGTCCGCGGTTAA
- the RPS14B gene encoding ribosomal 40S subunit protein S14B (EggNog:ENOG503P1VU; COG:J) translates to MPPKKVARPAQENISLGPQVREGELVFGVARIFASFNDTFVHVTDLSGRETICRVTGGMKVKADRDESSPYAAMLAAQDVAARCKELGITALHIKIRATGGNGTKTPGPGAQSALRALARSGMKIGRIEDVTPTPSDSTRRKGGRRGRRL, encoded by the exons ATGCCCCCCAAGAAGGTCGCCCGTCCTGCCCAGGAGAACATCTCCCTCGGCCCCCAGGTTCGCGAGGGTGAACTTGTCTTTGGTG TTGCGAGAATCTTCGCCTCGTTCAACGACACCTTCGTCCACGTCACCGATTTGAG TGGCCGCGAAACCATCTGCCGTGTTACCGGTGGTATGAAGGTCAAGGCCGATCGTGATGAGTCCTCTCCCTACGCTGCCATGTTGGCTGCTCAGGACGTTGCGGCCCGCTGCAAGGAGCTCGGCATCACTGCCCTCCACATCAAGATCCGTGCCACTGGTG GTAACGGTACCAAGACTCCCGGCCCCGGTGCCCAGTCCGCTCTCCGTGCCCTTGCCCGCTCCGGCATGAAGATCGGCCGCATTGAGGACGTTACCCCCACTCCCTCCGACTCTACTCGCCGCAAGGGTGGTCGCCGTGGTCGCCGTCTCTAA
- the RPL7 gene encoding 60S ribosomal protein L7 (BUSCO:EOG09264P3R; EggNog:ENOG503NTZQ; COG:J): MAATSVPTQNDILVPETLLKKRKSQEKARSERAAELEKAKAARKEKRGVIFKRAEKYVKEYRDTEREKIRLQRAAKQDGAFHIPAEAKLIFIVRIKGINKIAPKPRKILQLLRLLQINNGVFVRVTKATAEMIKVVEPWVAYGYPNLKSVKELIYKRGYGKVNGQRIALTDNSIVEENLGKYGIICIEDLIHEIVTVGPNFKQAANFLWPFKLSNPNGGFRPRKFKHFIEGGDLGNREEHINALIRQMN, encoded by the exons ATGGCCGCTAC TTCCGTCCCCACCCAGAACGACATTCTCGTTCCCGAGACTCTCCTGAAGAAGCGCAAGTCGCAGGAGAAGGCCCGCTCTGAGCGCGCtgccgagctcgagaaggccaaggct GCCCGCAAGGAGAAGCGTGGTGTCATCTTCAAGCGTGCCGAGAAGTACGTTAAGGAGTACCGCGACACCGAGCGCGAGAAGATTCGCCTTCAGCGTGCTGCGAAGCAGGATGGTGCCTTCCACATCCCCGCTGAGGCCAAGTTGATCTTCATTGTCCGCATCAAGGG TATCAACAAGATTGCCCCCAAGCCCCGCAAGATCCTTCAGcttctccgtctcctccAGATCAACAACGGTGTCTTCGTCCGTGTCACCAAGGCCACCGCTGAGATGATCAAGGTTGTCGAGCCGTGGGTTGCCTACGGTTACCCCAACCTCAAGAGCGTCAAGGAGCTCATCTACAAGCGCGGATATGGCAAGGTCAACGGCCAGCGTATTGCCCTCACCGATAACAGCATCGTCGAGGAGAACCTTGGCAAGTACGGCATCATCTGTATCGAGGATCTCATCCACGAGATCGTCACCGTCGGCCCCAACTTCAAGCAGGCTGCCAACTTCCTCTGGCCCTTCAAGCTCAGCAACCCCAACGGTGGCTTCCGTCCCCGCAAGTTCAAGCACTTCATCGAGGGTGGTGACCTTGGCAACCGTGAGGAGCACATCAACGCTCTCATCCGCCAGATGAATTAA
- the ISA2 gene encoding [4Fe-4S] proteins maturation (COG:C; COG:U; BUSCO:EOG09265G5K; EggNog:ENOG503P4Q9) yields MPPLHCVNPPATASLFIQLSMRRRAIATSPSILDLLLPLPVRSASGPTRAHHSVPTACTRQIPHQSGPSQIAARSPRSSWRPCSPRGNLTRRSFTTTMPRSAATTAPPSGTTRALFNPQTDDDGQEMMLEITPRAAKRLSEIMAKDSNPYLALRIQVESGGCHGFQYLMKLVTLPHSLHSSSATDGAAESTSAIGEDDTIFTFAADGESAPTDLTAPKIILDTPSLELLKGSKVDFTMELIGSQFKIVDNPLATSSCGCGTSFDIKI; encoded by the exons ATGCCACCACTGCACTGTGTCAACCCTCCCGCCACCGCGAGTCTCTTTATTCAGCTCAGCATGCGCCGCCGGGCCATCGcgacctccccctccatcctcgatcttctcctccctctgccaGTGCGGAGCGCCTCTGGGCCAACTCGGGCGCATCACTCTGTGCCTACTGCATGCACTCGCCAAATACCTCACCAATCGGGCCCCAGCCAAATTGCCGCGAGGAGTCCTAGATCATCATGGCGTCCTTGCTCTCCCCGAGGTAATCTCACAAGACGGAGCTTCACAACCACGATGCCGCGGTctgccgccaccaccgctcccCCAAGCGGTACCACCCGTGCACTCTTCAACCCCCAAACGGACGATGATGGCCAGGAAATGATGTTGGAGATCACTCCGCGCGCAGCCAAG CGTCTTTCCGAGATTATGGCTAAGGACTCAAACCCATACCTCGCCCTTCGTATTCAAGTAGAGTCCGGTGGCTGTCATGGGTTTCAATATCTGATGAAGCTGGTCACTCTTCCTCATTCACTGcattcctcctcggcaaccGACGGGGCAGCAGAGAGTACATCCGCGATCGGAGAAGATGATACTATCTTTACCTTTGCAGCCGATGGTGAGAGTGCCCCAACTGATTTGACAGCTCCAAAAATCATTCTTGACACTCCTTCTCTTGAGCTTTTAAAGGGGAGTAAGGTGGACTTTACGATGGAACTTATTGGATCGCAGTTTAAAATCGTGGACAATCCTCTCGCTACAAGTAGTTGTGGGTGTGGCACAAGCTTTGACATAAAGATATGA
- a CDS encoding uncharacterized protein (COG:S; EggNog:ENOG503P0S1), which translates to MVSSLTSLLAWAAVVGASPLVRHRAVDSLNEEATAEAHQRDNGATRAFSNVEIRTSDGKCLFVDELSGDFRANLTPVQIADCGSTNGQGWDVITAGAHIRGDGVALIVSSLTNACLNFDSRRQAGNQLLLFSCGGRADGGGDVTDSQLFDFDGGAGPLSLSPQNEGGNFCATARGNTLDIANCQNGDASQTFTIGGGAPASGNNGVNGGNNDDNNGGNNGGDESAGNGGNGGNGSSGNPSGTSTSSCTKSTRTVTVTPTTAPSAAPAQSTTTAPGAGNGNINDGNNNGGNNDNGGNNNKDNGNNNGGGSIPSVNPTEPVPVSRAGGTLQPTAAAQSHQRDEGATRAFSDVTIRAPNNKCLFIDPTAGDFRQNLIPVSLVDCTGSPNEKFDVITAGKHNNNRELAALIVSTLVSDP; encoded by the exons ATGGTGTCTTCACTCACTTCTTTGCTGGCCTGGGCTGCTGTCGTGGGAGCCTCCCCGCTTGTACGACACCGGGCAGTTGACTCCCTCAATGAAGAGGCCACGGCCGAAGCCCATCAGAGGGACAATGGTGCTACCCGGGCTTTCTCCAACGTTGAGATCCGAACATCAGACGGGAAATGTCTTTTCGTTGACGAGCTGTCTGGAGATTTCCGAGCCAACCTTACTCCCGTTCAGATTGCGGACTGCGGTTCTACTAATGGGCAGGGCTGGGACGTCATCACTGCCGGCGCTCATATCAGAGGCGATGGCGTGGCCCTCATCGTGTCATCCTTGACCAATGCTTGCCTGAATTTTGATTCGCGCCGACAAGCCGGGAATCAGCTTCTGCTCTTCTCATGCGGCGGTCGAGCGGATGGAG GGGGTGATGTGACTGACTCTCAGCTGTTTGACTTTGACGGCGGTGCCGGCCCGCTTTCACTGAGCCCTCAAAACGAAGGAGGAAACTTTTGCGCAACCGCAAGGGGGAACACTCTTGACATTGCGAACTGTCAGAATGGAGACGCCAGCCAGACCTTCAccattggtggtggtgccccGGCTAGCGGCAACAACGGTGTAAACGGCGGCAACAATGATGACAACAACGGTGGGAACAACGGAGGCGATGAAAGTGCTGGCAACGGTGGAAATGGCGGAAATGGTAGTTCTGGTAATCCTAGCGGTACCTCCACCTCGAGCTGTACTAAAAGTACTCGAACAGTGACTGTTACTCCTACGACCGCACCTTCAGCTGCCCCTGCCCAGTCAACCACCACTGCCCCTGGTGCCGGGAACGGTAACATCAACGatggcaacaacaacggcgggaacaacgacaacggcggcaacaacaacaaggatAATGGCAATAACAATGGCGGTGGGAGCATCCCCTCGGTCAACCCTACCGAACCTGTGCCCGTGTCTCGTGCCGGCGGTACTCTCCAGCCCACTGCTGCAGCTCAGTCTCATCAGCGGGACGAAGGCGCTACCCGGGCCTTTTCCGATGTCACCATCAGGGCACCAAACAACAAGTGTCTCTTTATCGACCCGACCGCTGGCGACTTTCGACAGAATTTGATTCCTGTCTCGCTTGTGGACTGTACAGGTAGCCCGAACGAGAAGTTTGATGTTATTACCGCTGGTAAACATAACAACAACCGGGAACTTGCTGCTTTGATCGTGAGCACTCTGGTAAGTGATCCCTAA
- the RPS19A gene encoding Protein component of the small (40S) ribosomal subunit (EggNog:ENOG503P1YW; COG:J) yields the protein MPGGVTVRDVDAHKFVGAYAAFLKRQGKLPVPGWVDTVKTGPAKEMPPQDIDWFYVRAAAVARHVYLRKTVGVGRLRRVHGSAKNRGSRPSHHVEASGSVDRKIMQALEKIQVLEQDEEKGGRRITQQGQRDLDRIAQTVAEAEGEEDEDDE from the exons ATGCCTGGAGGAGTCACCGTTCGCGATGTCGAT GCCCACAAGTTTGTCG GCGCCTACGCCGCTTTCTTGAAGCGTCAGGGCAAGCTCCCCGTCCCCGGTTGGGTTGACACCGTCAAGACCGGCCCCGCCAAGGAGATGCCTCCCCAGGACATCGACTGGTTCTACGTCCGTGCCGCTGCCGTCGCTCGTCACGTCTACCTTCGCAAGACCGTTGGTGTcggccgcctccgccgcgtTCACGGCAGCGCCAAGAACCGTGGCTCGcgcccctcccaccacgTCGAGGCCTCCGGCAGCGTTGATCGCAAGATCATGCAGGCTCTTGAGAAGATCCAGGTCCTTgagcaggatgaggagaagggtgGCCGCCGCATCACGCAGCAGGGTCAGCGTGATCTTGACC GTATTGCCCAGACCGTTGCTGAggctgagggtgaggaggatgaggatgacgagtAA
- a CDS encoding uncharacterized protein (EggNog:ENOG503PR4R; COG:S) gives METFSSTSIKLTREALMLSELHIATLNGDLQHVRELLKSTSTSPGGTRKVIEARDRHGTTPLMTAVLYGRLAIVKLLLRYGASRKAQDLEGRVTWEYSRASLFDGKPKMYQHLGFPPISRSRQRERRRIAIILKYPAALRSCRRIGNHHYSRSRLHKRAKDLVILKPVGGFETFKPGKEGNELLSATAGFIASATTSPKDVKVEQFAVSGWKPNPGRGPRVLDNVVLTERVRDVIHLHGLKVRASQRDNGNQTALPEHKGRFAACHVEKKLAVWWVMKALKEVFNTSDIERLRELRGADVPNYYREAMLFLDHEPCQDCWDFLHQLKRITGILICVESISFCVTGNRASGPQGCPNCTCQKCTSQKCTSQKEAQMSRPSSYSAIQQDDEDSDDMEIETRPSEDDMQLPLIQFETELKGTEDKGVRQPHSRSNGGIYNGTAAPDTWTVFPSTDLRPVAKPLNRIQKNIEASSRRIRDAADPSNGAVLTFSLPHRPAFKSPVSSPGSEVTGRTQSVDPVSTMGGHSAYFENDGQDPNSESPVAHTSPPQASQQPLLHPIYRSQISLNLERFTYAGAATSEAPGSLLSARLKKGRVGTIKDNDVDVVGGTNDNGSKPDFRTTRGKPKTSIGRRGKSNPRNRREVRRESSFRSRSTFARAVASRFD, from the exons ATGGAGACGTTCTCTTCGACTTCGATCAAGCTTACTCGGGAGGCGTTGATGCTCTCAGAACTCCATATTGCGACTCTCAATGGCGACCTCCAACATGTGAGAGAGCTCCTGAAGAGCACCTCCACGTCACCTGGCGGTACAAGAAAAGTTATCGAAGCGCGCGACCGACATGGGACAACACCACTTATGACAGCCGTTCTCTATGGTCGTCTCGCTATTGTGAAGCTCCTTTTGAGATATGGCGCTTCGAGGAAAGCACAAGACCTTGAAGGCCGTGTCACCTGGGAGTACTCGCGCGCTTCATTGTTCGACGGAAAGCCAAAGATGTACCAACACCTGGGCTTTCCCCCAATCTCCCGAAGTCGGCAACGTGAGAGAAGGAGAATTGCCATAATTCTGAAATATCCCGCCGCTTTGCGATCTTG TCGTCGAATTGGCAATCACCACTACTCGCGCAGCCGACTGCACAAGCGCGCCAAGGACCTGGTCATTCTCAAGCCTGTAGGTGGCTTCGAGACATTCAAGCCAGGCAAAGAGGGCAATGAGCTTCTTAGTGCAACCGCGGGCTTCATAGCTTCTGCTACCACTTCTCCCAAAGATGTGAAGGTTGAGCAGTTTGCAGTCAGCGGCTGGAAGCCAAATCCAGGCCGTGGTCCTCGGGTTCTTGATAACGTTGTCTTGACAGAACGGGTTAGGGATGTTATTCACCTCCATGGCCTCAAGGTTCGTGCGTCCCAGCGGGACAACGGCAACCAGACTGCTTTGCCCGAGCATAAGGGCCGATTTGCGGCATGCCATGTTGAGAAAAAGCTCGCCGTCTGGTGGGTAATGAAGGCCCTAAAGGAAGTCTTCAACACGTCAGATATTGAGCGCCTGAGGGAGCTGCGAGGGGCAGATGTCCCTAACTACTACCGGGAGGCTATGCTCTTTCTTGACCACGAGCCGTGCCAAGAT TGCTGGGACTTTTTGCACCAGCTAAAGCGGATCACTGGGATCCTAATATGTGTCGAGTCGATATCATTTTGCGTCACGGGCAATCGGGCATCTGGACCACAGGGGTGTCCAAACTGTACATGCCAGAAATGTACCAGCCAGAAATGTACCAGCCAAAAGGAAGCACAGATGAGTCGCCCATCTTCCTACTCGGCAATCCAACAAGACGACGAAGACAGCGATGATATGGAAATTGAGACTCGGCCATCAGAGGATGACATGCAACTGCCGCTCATTCAATTCGAGACAGAGCTAAAGGGGACTGAAGACAAAGGTGTTCGCCAACCTCATTCTCGTAGCAATGGTGGGATTTACAATGGGACTGCAGCCCCTGATACT TGGACTGTGTTCCCATCCACAGATCTTAGACCAGTGGCAAAGCCACTGAACAGAATCCAGAAGAACATCGAGGCCTCTTCTAGACGGATCCGTGATGCAGCTGATCCTAGTAATGGAGCAGTCCTTACCTTCTCGCTTCCACACCGACCTGCTTTCAAAAGCCCTGTGTCATCTCCTGGCTCTGAAGTTACTGGCCGAACGCAGAGTGTTGACCCCGTGTCAACTATGGGCGGGCATTCAGCCTACTTTGAAAATGACGGGCAAGACCCCAATAGCGAGTCTCCTGTCGCCCATACGAGCCCACCCCAAGCCTCTCAACAGCCACTGCTTCACCCCATTTACCGCTCCCAAATCTCCCTCAATCTTGAGCGGTTTACATATGCTGGAGCCGCTACTTCAGAGGCGCCGGGATCCTTGCTTTCCGCACGGTTGAAGAAGGGCCGCGTTGGCACCATCAAGGACAACGACGTTGACGTTGTGGGCGGAACCAACGACAATGGAAGTAAGCCTGACTTCCGCACGACCCGTGGCAAGCCCAAGACGTCTATAGGTCGAAGGGGGAAATCCAACCCTAGAAATAGAAGGGAAGTTCGGCGGGAATCGAGCTTCAGGTCTAGGAGCACATTCGCAAGAGCAGTTGCTTCTCGGTTTGACTGA
- the ZRT2 gene encoding low-affinity Zn(2+) transporter zrt2 (EggNog:ENOG503NURW; COG:P): protein MCPSVNLEREGWSNHTMQRSELLLRDEAPAPSCVGTLSSRDDLGLRIASVFIILLGSAVGALLPVWLARSSKLRVPKLCFFVAKYFGTGVIIATAFMHLLSPASDNFRDECLEHILPEYDWAMGIGLATVMVMFLLEILVSRFDFGFHSSHGHQEPPETLMVDSAALRPVSSRLRMHGRELVPSSSPSGSPSPVASSIEGGMCGKHQIPVLRHEVSYPPGGENHLGHLRDHIEGDEHPNFAGQMTALFILEFGVIFHSIFIGLTLAVTENFTVLFVVLVFHQTFEGLGLGARLATATWPPDARRWTPYVLGTVYALSTPLAIGIGLIASKSMSLEATTSKIVNGVFDAISGGILLYTGLVELLAHEFMFNPEMRKAGLQMQLCAYGCVFVGVFVMALLAKWA, encoded by the coding sequence atgTGCCCGTCGGTAAACCTCGAAAGAGAAGGCTGGTCAAATCACACAATGCAGCGCTCGGAGCTGTTACTCAGAGATGAAGCGCCAGCGCCTAGCTGTGTAGGCACACTGTCGAGCAGAGATGATCTGGGATTGCGTATCGCCTCCGTCTTTATCATTCTACTTGGCTCTGCCGTCGGTGCGCTTTTGCCAGTatggttggcgaggagctcCAAACTGCGCGTACCCAAGCTTTGCTTCTTCGTCGCCAAGTATTTTGGTACAGGAGTCATCATTGCAACCGCTTTCATGCATCTCCTCTCGCCAGCGTCCGATAACTTCCGGGATGAATGTCTTGAGCACATTCTTCCAGAGTATGATTGGGCTATGGGGATCGGTCTGGCAACCGTGATGGTCATGTTTCTCCTCGAAATACTCGTTTCACGCTTTGATTTCGGCTTTCACTCTTCACATGGGCACCAGGAACCCCCCGAGACACTCATGGTGGATAGTGCTGCACTGCGCCCTGTCAGCAGCCGCTTGCGAATGCACGGCCGAGAACTTGTCCCATCCAGCAGCCCAAGCGGAAGCCCCTCGCCAGTGGCCAGCAGCATCGAAGGTGGAATGTGTGGTAAACACCAAATCCCAGTGTTGCGCCACGAAGTCAGTTACCCGCCTGGGGGGGAGAACCACCTGGGCCATTTACGAGATCATATCGAGGGCGACGAGCATCCCAACTTTGCGGGGCAGATGACGGCCCTGTTTATCCTCGAGTTTGGTGTCATATTTCATTCCATCTTCATTGGTTTGACCCTCGCCGTCACAGAAAACTTTACTGTGCTTTTTGTTGTGCTGGTATTCCACCAGACCTTTGAGGGTCTTGGCTTGGGTGCTCGCCTTGCAACGGCAACATGGCCTCCGGACGCTAGAAGATGGACGCCATATGTTCTCGGGACTGTTTACGCTCTTAGCACCCCTCTGGCCATCGGTATCGGGCTTATAGCGAGCAAGTCGATGTCACTGGAAGCTACCACCAGCAAGATTGTCAATGGTGTGTTTGATGCAATCAGTGGCGGCATCCTTCTGTACACTGGCCTCGTCGAGCTACTGGCTCACGAATTCATGTTCAACCCCGAGATGCGCAAGGCCGGTTTGCAAATGCAACTGTGCGCGTATGGTTGTGTGTTTGTGGGCGTTTTCGTCATGGCTCTCCTGGCAAAATGGGCTTGA